CCCAAGGCGAGCGACGACCACGAGGTAATAGCCAGCGCGTCTAGGGACCGCCGGAGATGTGGGCGGGGTAGGGTCGGTCTGGCTCCTACTTGGCCGACATAAACGCAGAACCGGGGGTCAGCACACCGTCTGATCTCTTAAGAATTATTAAGTTCAAGAGATATAACAgtaaataagctttttaaaacacGGAGTAGGCTTTTTATTAAACGAGATAATGTCTGTCACGGTAGACATTTTTTAACCACGGTGCACAAAGTAAGCTGGCATTTCTACGAACGGGCAAAGGAATCGTAGATTATGGATATAAGGGTCGCTCCGCTAAATTGATAACCAGTTTAGGTGTTCGCTCTTCCACCTAATTCCTGTCCTGGAGTTTCACCAAATACTAGAGCTGGATCAGGATGACACCTACTCATTATTACTGGATCCTTACTGGGGAGGGGCGGGTCATGACTTGCAGTGAAGGTAAAGGTGCGGAGAACCCAAAGGTGTAGATCCTGCGCTGGAGTAGTTCCCGACAAAACGGGCAGAGGACTGGGAGGCAAATGTAAGGAGAGAAATTACAACGAAGTGTCAGTATTTTCATAGACGTATGAcgaaaaagttaagaaaattgcCAATAACGAAACAGGTAATGAGGACAAACACAAGACTAGAAGATTTTGTAGCCCAGAACTGTACCTAAGCCATCCTAGGTATCTCTTTAAAACCTGTTTCattgagtgtttctttttttttttttcttctttttttttttcatttttctgaagctggaaacagggagagacagtcagacagactcccgcatgcgcccgaccgggatccacccggcacgcccaccaggggcgacgctctgcccaccagggggcgatgctctgcccatcctgggcttcgccatgttgcgaccagagccactctagcgcctggggcagaggccacagagccatccccagcgcccgggccatctttgctccaatggagccttggctgcgggaggggaagagagagacagagaggaaagcgcggtggaggggtggagaagcaaatgtgcgcttctcctgtgtgccctggccgggaatcgaacccgggtcctccgcacgctaggccgacgctcattGAGTGTTTCTTAAAGGAGAAGTCAAGGTATCAGTCTTGAATTTACCAGAAAATTAGGAGTATTTGGCTTGACTGTTTTTGTTTACTTTGGTTTCTGCTCTGATTATTAAACTGCCTTTGGTTGAAAGATGACAcgttttcaatatttaaaaaagatgCTACTGATTGTGTTCTCTGTGTAATAATGTTGCTTACCAAGTTGAAGACACATGTAGTTTCACAGCAATCCTCTGAGGCAGTTACGGTTATACCCATGGCACAGATGAAGAACCTGACATTGAGATAGGTTAACTGAcctgctcaaggccacacagctaataCTACTtgcaaaaattagaggatatttcaaaaatgaatatgaagcaataaaatatcccctaattttggtgaaCAGTATATTTGGTAGATCTGGGACTCAAATCCCTAGGTGTCTCTGACACTTTAAGCTCTTTTTTTTCGTATTTTACTTAAATGAGAagcgggggaggcagagagacagacttctgcatgcgccagactgggatccacccggcatgcccaccagggggcaatgctctgtcaaTCTAGGCTCTTGCtcaattgcaaccagagccattctagcgcctgaggcagaggtcatagagctatcctcagcgcccgggccaactttgctccaatggagccttggctgccggagtgggggagggggagaaaaccagatgttcacttctgtgtgccctgacagggaattgaactcggACATCCACACTCCCGgccgacaccctaccactgagcacaTTGGCCAGGGCCGACACTTTAAGCTCTTAACCAAGTACCCAATATTGCTTCTACATCTAGACAGACATTAGCCCAGATAACCAACATTTCCTTTTCTATTATGGACGAGCAAAGCTTATTCTTGGACTTATGACCACAGTAGCCCGCCACAAATGTTGTGTCTTTACTTAAAAGAGGTTCCCTAGGTTTTTCTTCACAGAAGGACTATCAGTTGCTCTAGTTATTAGAGAATTAATTtgcaataatatattataaatgtgtTTAAAGAAATTTGGtggcttttcttctattttggtttgttttactaATTCTTTAGGCATCTTCTTCCATTTGAGAGATGTATGCGTGTATTCCTTGCGCTCAACCAGTCACACATATCCAGCCCAAAAATTACATTCAGTAAGTGTAAAGTTCTTGAAACCTCATCATTGGTCAGTCTTCATGGCTTATTTTGGTACTAATAAGAACATACTATtaattctgtttaattttctCTCTAGGACTTGTCATTATAGTTTTCTCTATGACATTGTCTCCCACAGGAATGACAGCTCCATTAGAAAAAGGACTTTCAATTCATGTGTTCACTGCTGTGTATTAGCTGTCTAAAATGACACCAGAAACATAGTAGTCACTtagtttttgaatgaataaattcaaattaaacttGACcgtttgaatgaatgaacagtatACAAGCATCACATATAAGTAACTGCAAGAAGGAGTTAAGGATTTGGATGGGAACTTCAAGTCCCTGTAGTGTGTTCTTCGTGACTGTTTTGGAATTTTGATACTCAGCATCATAATCCCACCTTCTTGCTTtaccttctttattcaatcattggGTTCTTTGTTTTAACCTACCTGTATTGCatagtttttttcttctattgtaaGATACATTGGTAGTTTTCATGTATTGTGGAGTTACCTGTTTCTAGAAAACTGTGATACAATGGtgacattgtatttttttctcttcagcagAAATGGACTCCCGTGGCTGACTTCACTCATCATGCCCACACGGCCTCCTTGTCAGCAGTGGCTGCAAATAGTCGTTTCGTAGTTACTGGGAGCAAAGATGAAACAATTCACATTTATGACATGAAACAGAAGATAGACCATGGGGCTCTAGTACATCACAATGGTGAGGAATTATATCCTTTAAGATAACGTTGAAGTATTATTGCTTCATAATTGGAATTAAGTTGCACAGTTCATTAAGCAGATTCTGTGCTaggaaatacaaaaatgaaaaaaagtttagCTCTTTGTCCTTAAGTTGTTCAGTCTGTTTTGGGAGACAGAAGGGAAGCACTTAACTCAGGTTGGAAGGAAAGtggaagaaattaattttaactgaacactttttctttaagattttgtttattcattttagagaggagagagagaaagagggagagagagagagagagagacaaggaagagcagaaagcatcaacttccatatgtgccttgaccaggcaagcccaaggtttcgaactggagacctgtgttccagattgatgctttatccactgcgccaccacaggtcaggctgaagactTTCTTAAAATGACGTCTGAATTACTTTAAAAGAGAAATCAGTGGTTAGGCGGGTGAAATTTGCAAACAGGAAGAGGGCATTCCGGCAGAGTGGGCAGCATGAGGAGCACAAGCAGCACCAGCGTATTGACAGCTGACTCTTGTGAGGAAGTAGCTGATACCCAGCAATGTGCCCCCCCCAAAAGTAAAACTGTATTTTCAGTTTATAGAAGAGAAAACCTTGGTTCAAGGATGTTACATGGCTTGCCTAAGGCCACAAAGCAGTGTGGAACTGGAAGTTGAACCTAGGTCTAGAGCCCACGTTTTTAATCACTGGTGTACGTGGTGAACCGTAGCAGTTTAGTATTGCTAGAAAGTGGAAATGAAGGATGGGGTTGCTGGATCTTAGTGGTCCTTGAGAGGAGGAGGTTAGGGTTTgaatggaagggagggaagaatcgACCAGCCCGGGTTTGAGGAAAGTGCTGACAGGACATGAAAGAGATGCTGACTGAGAACAAGCCAGAGGACTGAGGAGAGCCACCCAATTGATTTAGAGGCTATGGGTTCAGTTACGTCAGTTTGCAGTAAGCTGCAGACATTTCTGTAGAGCAAGGAAAGTTATTTGGTGTGCACAATTGGAGGATTAAATTAAAGGGGAATTGAGTTTGGTGAAAGAATAGTTTTGGTTTCAGCCTAGAGAAGGGTTATAAAGGGTCTACAGATCTTTGAAATAAGAAGGCAGGCAGAGCCttggcctgatagcttggttggttagagcatcatcctgaagcacagaggttgccagtttgatccctggtcagggtacatatgggaacagatgtctctcttctgttctctccctacctctctaaaatcaataaaataaatatttttaaaaatgaaggaaaggaaaaaaaagagtgatggaAGGCACGAAAGGGCTGGAAAGATGTGAGATTGTAGCCAGAGATAGAGTTTTAGAGTTCAGGAGTTCTATGTGGAACAGCTCTGGATGGTAACAGTGTCTAGGCTGTGAGGGTGAGGGGCTAAAATACAGAGAAGGCACAGGTCACTGGACTTGAGGAAGTCAAGAAAGAGGGATTCTCAGGTCATGGTTGGCTTTTCTGCACAGATGGTACAGTTGCCCAGGATAATGGCAGGATCAAGAAATAGAAGGACTGAACAGATCATTTTTTCCTCAATGTTGAACATTATATGCTGTTTCATTGTGTTTTTCCAGGAGACAAAGAAGGAGGGGTGAAACATGTatttaagaaaagaggaaatgggaAGGAAGAACTCAAATTAGTAGAATCAATTATATACTGGGTTTAGGGAAACTCACCCAAGGAAGTTGGTTTCCTTCAATTAAAGGCAAATAAGACAGGTACCCTTTTTCCTATCCTgtctttatatactgctcacaaaaatgaggggatatttctaaatgaatatgacgctataaaatatcccctcatttttgtgagcagtatacatttcAGAAGCTCCACCCTAAGCATTGGTGGCTAGCAGTAAATTTGGATAGTCTTATTGGGTGGTCTTATTGGGTGGTCTTTAGCAGCTCTGTCAAATGTCTTGGTTTCCAGCAGATACTAGGCTTTGAGTCATTTCAATAtgcatttcttttctgtcttcaaaTCCCAATTTATATAAGGAAAGCTTCAAAGAGGTCATTTGAACAAAACTGGTCTTTCCAAATCCATTTGTACAGGTGttcaacaataagaaaaggaCTTAGAAGGAGTTTGGGTGGGGGGTGAATGAAGTGGGGTCCCTGATTTCCTTTATTCCTCATATAAATTCTGGTTTCTCTTAGTTGGTAACAGATAAACTCTTTTCTGTGGAGCAGATGGTGTCATGGGTAGAAGGAGGGGAGGATGTGGGAAAGCAGAATACCCAGGGTAAGCAGTGGGataggagggaaacaggaaaacatGGGCAAAGCCAGCTGAAGCCTCCTACTTTGCGAGGAGGCGGTGTGGAAGCCCACGTAGTGTCCGTGTGGGCAGCGGGGTGGTGATACAAAGTTGTTCATCAAAGACTTCAGGCGCTTTCATTTATGGAGGGCAATGTAAAGGGTTGACCAGGAGGTGTGCAGATGAACAAAGAGACACGGGGGTTCACactcttcatctgtaaatgacaaaatatttaatattttgtaaccaaaatatttcagttttgtgGCTATGTGGTCTCTGTTAGGATCACTCACCCCTGCCGTTGTAGTGCTAAAGCAGCCATAGGTGTCTTGTAACTGAATGAGTAAGGCCGTGTTCTGGTAACAGTGCCTTTATAAACGAAGACCAGATATGGCCTGCAGGCAGTGTTCGCTGCCCCCTGACCTTATAGTGCAGTTCAGCTGGCTGACACAGCTTCAGAGGATAGGGAATTTTACTTGTGGGCAAACGTATAAGGATAGCTTTTGGGAGCTAGAGGAATGCTAGGTTCTTCCATCAACTCACCTCCCTTCAGCCTATTAATATTTTAACTCTGGGAAGGAGATGGAAGAGTAACATTTTAAGGTCTGATGACAGTGAATGAGAACTATGTAGAGGTCAAATCAAAAAACATCTCTGGAATGGTAATTGAACTGTGGATGATTGGGTAGCTGACTGTTTAGGAAGTAGAAGTTGTGGCAGTGCATCTCAGCCTTTTCTTCCTGGTTAGCTGTTAGCTGGTTGGTTTTGTTGGATTTCTCAATCTTACTATCTCCTAAATTTTGATTATGGGAATGTTGAGCAAGAAAGTGAACTGGTCtgggctgaccaggtggtaggcagtggatagagcatcggactgggatgcagaggacccaggtttgagaccctgaggtcaccagcttgagcacaggctcatctggtttgaacaagattGACCAACTTGAACTCAAGATTACTGGcgcaagcaaggggttactcactctgttgtagccccatggtcaaggcacatatgagaaagcaatcaatgaacaactaaggtgttgcaacgaagaattgatgcttctcatctctctgtttcttcctgtctgtccctctctctgactgtctctgtcacacacacaaaaaaaaaattataagaaagtaaACTGATCAGTTCAAATCTATAACTGCAACTAGAGAAACTttgctgaaaatatttacatagGCTTGAAACTACAatactatattaaaaaattaattttccacTCAGTAATACTTACATTGGATGTCTTACTTACCACAATATATAGCCTTCAAATCAGAAATGGATGTTGCATTcagaatattaattttgaatattaatttcctGTAGGCACAATAACTTGCCTGAAATTTCATGGCAACAGGCACTTAATCAGTGGGGCAGAAGATGGACTCATTTGTGTCTGGGATGCAAAGAAATGGGAGTGTCTAAAGTCGATTAAGGCACACAGGTGAGTCCTGCCCTTTCTCATTGGCAATCTCCAGGTGCCGGTCAAGTTGGGGGCTAACTGTTGGTTTTCTTTTAGAGGACATGTGACCTTTCTTTCTATTCACCCATCTGGCAAGTTGGCGCTGTCTGTGGGTACAGATAAGACATTGAGGTAGGTCGTTAATGCATAAGAGCATCTTTATTTAGTTTTGGTCTTTGTTCCTCAAGTACAACAGGAATCCCAAAAATATTGTGATACAAGGAAAGATTGAAAGCTAGTGAACCTTTGCACAATGGTAGGAAAAAAATGACACGCTTTAGTCCCCGGCGGGGTGGCTTAGTTGGtcgttagagcattgtcccaacatgctgaggttgagGATTCAAACTCCATTCAGGCACATAGTCAGTGTAAGCCATGAAGAGGTGCATggtctgaaaaagaaatgttttcagaaGTAAAACcttttgaatatatattaaatatgtcaAAGGGATATGGGAATACCCCTTTAATGAGTTAATCTtgataatatttcttatattgctATAGGAAAGATGGTTGTTCTTCTGAATAGCCATATATTTAGTAACTTGTTATATGAGAAGTCttcatttagaccaggggtcaggaacctatggttcgcgagccagatgtggctcttttgatgactgcatctggctcacagacaaatctttaataaaaaaaataatattaaaaatataaaacattctcatatattataatccattcatctcctgctgctcatgttcatggttgcaggtagctggaaccaatcacagctgggacaacaccaaatttttattggataatgtgtaacgtacacgggtcattgtatggctctcacggaattacattttaaaatatgtggcattcatggctctctcagccaaaaaggttcctgacccctgatttataaCTTTATACCTAGTAAACGTTAGTGTCATGCCATGAGTTTCTTGTTTTACAGAACATGGAATCTTGTAGAAGGAAGATCAGcattcataaaaaatataaaacaaagtgaGTATACTTGTTTGGAATGTATCTGTTGGTAACTTGATggaatatgaatatttatatgcaCGTGTGCATGCACATAATGCATTTATTTGCCTGCATGATATTGGTTACCTATGAAAGCAGATGCTTTTCAGTGGCTTTCtatctttttacacttggggaccagtgaaaataggatcATTTTgaggactgctaaggcagaaatcttcctgagcataagtgaattcaactaagatcattgggtcagTGATCTTCACATGACATCCGGGTGGTTAACTCTTCTGCGGAcgggcatgaaatttctggtggaccagtctgtggaccagtgAATGAAAAACACTACTTTGGCTtactttgctttttcattttaatttttttttattaattttttttttagagaggagagagagagacagagagagagagaggagagagagacagagagaagggggggaggagctggaagcatcaactcccatatgtgccttaccaggcaagcccagggtttcgaaccggcgacctcagcatttccaggtcgacgctttatccactgcgccaccacaggtcaggcgctttttCATTTTAGATTGGGATTCTTGTGGCTTTATTACTACCAACTCTGTAACCTTTAATGATTCTTTGAACCTAGTTTATTGTCTAAAATTCAACTTGCAAAATATGTTTATAAGTTATTTGAGGGTAGCATAAGGGATGTGAAAACGTGCTGTATAAGTATTtgctatgttgttttgttattactctgatcattttattttttatttatgaaatgaaaaGGTTCTTTCTGTGTTTTAACTTACAGATGCTCACATAGTGGAATGGTCCCCAACAGGAGAGAAATACATAGTAGTTGTACTGAATAAAATAGATGTCTACCATCTTGACACAGCATCTGTTAGCGGCAGCATTGCAAATGAAAAGCGAGTATCTTCTGTTGCATTTCTTTCAGTAAGTGAACAGAAATCAAGGGGTGgagttttagtgtgtgtgtgatggtCAGAATCGTTTGACATTCTGGATattgttgtttttctctcataGGAGTCTGTCCTTGCAGTGGCCGGAGATGAAGAAGTTGTAAGGTTTTGTGACATCGGTTCATTAACGTGCCTCTGTGAATTTAAAGCTCATGAAAACAGGTGGTTGGTTTGTTCACCAAtttattgtgtgtatgtgtatagtcTCAATGTTATATGCAATAGTTTCATAAggcaggaagtgtgtgtgtgtgtgtgtgtgtgtgtgtgtgtgtgtgtgtgtgtgtgtgtattaatgattttagagagagagcagggaggaacaggaagcatcaactcatagttgcttcttgtatgtgccttgaccaagccagCCTGGGGTTTctaactgacgacctcagcattccagggttgACACTttctctactgtgccaccacaggtcaggctggggtaTCCATTTTTTATGAACAATTGCAGAGCTAGACATACCTgcatatatatgatatgtattaTAGAGTCTGGAGTCTTAAGAGGATGGTGGAAATGTCTTGGCCTTAGTAAATGCAAAAGTGAAGTCCTCGAGACAAGTCATTTTTACACATGGTGCTTTTCCAATAATTTTATTAGGGCCTGAAATCAACCATATTTGAAccggaaaagaaaaggaaacaatctTGAGTGTTGCCCCTGACCACTCTTGCGTTTTTACTTCCTTCCGCTTGGCCACTTCTTCCCCCGTTATATCTCGCTTGTTCTTCCTGCAGAAGAAATACAGCATTACAGACTTCTGTTACCTCTTCCTGTGTGTATGTTTCCAGGGACGGACACTGAGTCTCAGAGTAAATAGTTAAGTGGCTTTGCCAGGTTATCCCACTCTTAGCCAGTGGAGCTGGGATCCAGTGACTGCCTCTGCTTTTTCTACTGTCATTTTGAGAAAGGTGATAAAGAGTTATACTTTAACATGTTTCATTTGCATGTTCTACATCTTAAGTAAGCCTTAGTTATTTTCTAAATAGTTAGGTTTTAAGAAACCTCTCTCTGTAAATACTCAGAATACTGCAATCACTATAATGGCCTAGTTAAGATGAACAGTGGAAGAGAAATGAGACCTTATGGATaaaaaggaacttttttttttttttaataagtgagaggaggggagatagactcctgcgtgCTAAAAGGAGAAAACCGTAGGAGCACTGGCTCTGAAGGAGGAAAGAGCTGGGTGCATATCAAGACGACATAGAAGATCTGTGTTACTACTAGGTCAGGGTGAGCCTACATGTCCCTGCAGGCTGTTCTGCAGAACGTCCCTGTAGGCTATTGTGCAGAGTTTGGATTTTATGTTAAATGTTTGTAgattttgttgtgtttatttcttcttttggaaaaacTTCATGGCAGATAGACCAGTTTGAGGAAGCAGCCCTTGTAGACCCACAACCCAGCTTCAGCTGTTGTCAGTTTATAGTCGGTCTTGCTTCATAAATATCCCTAcccacttcctcctctccctgtTATTCACATGCAGATCCTAGCTTTGTAGAATTTTAAGCCTGGGAGTAAcatgatttgatttgcatttttaaaaattgttaggaGTCAGAAATGGAAGCAGAGAGGCCAGTCTACTtcacaaagcaagagaaaaatgatCATAGTTAGACTACGGGTGCTGGCCCCAGAGTGGTAGGAATGGATATATGGGAGGAAGCCTTGATTCATTTCTTAACATTTCTGTCTGTACTGAACTTGTAGTTTCTGGGGG
The Saccopteryx bilineata isolate mSacBil1 chromosome 3, mSacBil1_pri_phased_curated, whole genome shotgun sequence DNA segment above includes these coding regions:
- the PAK1IP1 gene encoding p21-activated protein kinase-interacting protein 1 isoform X2; this translates as MELVAGCYEQVIFGFAVQPQPKASDDHEKWTPVADFTHHAHTASLSAVAANSRFVVTGSKDETIHIYDMKQKIDHGALVHHNGTITCLKFHGNRHLISGAEDGLICVWDAKKWECLKSIKAHRGHVTFLSIHPSGKLALSVGTDKTLRTWNLVEGRSAFIKNIKQNAHIVEWSPTGEKYIVVVLNKIDVYHLDTASVSGSIANEKRVSSVAFLSESVLAVAGDEEVVRFCDIGSLTCLCEFKAHENRVKDMLSFEIPEHCVIVTASSDGFIKVWELQDDKKVPPSLLCEINTHARLTCIGVWLDSMTDTKESLPPAAEPSPVSKEQSRSIKKKSGVLVQEEEMQLKPDMEEWGSPGVSKNSTKGSGLVSVKKRKMAEKLGKKKKKRE
- the PAK1IP1 gene encoding p21-activated protein kinase-interacting protein 1 isoform X1 → MELVAGCYEQVIFGFAVQPQPKASDDHEQKWTPVADFTHHAHTASLSAVAANSRFVVTGSKDETIHIYDMKQKIDHGALVHHNGTITCLKFHGNRHLISGAEDGLICVWDAKKWECLKSIKAHRGHVTFLSIHPSGKLALSVGTDKTLRTWNLVEGRSAFIKNIKQNAHIVEWSPTGEKYIVVVLNKIDVYHLDTASVSGSIANEKRVSSVAFLSESVLAVAGDEEVVRFCDIGSLTCLCEFKAHENRVKDMLSFEIPEHCVIVTASSDGFIKVWELQDDKKVPPSLLCEINTHARLTCIGVWLDSMTDTKESLPPAAEPSPVSKEQSRSIKKKSGVLVQEEEMQLKPDMEEWGSPGVSKNSTKGSGLVSVKKRKMAEKLGKKKKKRE